The Pongo abelii isolate AG06213 chromosome 20, NHGRI_mPonAbe1-v2.0_pri, whole genome shotgun sequence genome window below encodes:
- the LOC100445051 gene encoding galactoside 2-alpha-L-fucosyltransferase SEC1 isoform X1, giving the protein MMKLCKPKNMGKEETQEALSVSYPGLEGTALLSLGGCGDPQEDSLPSAQALSRPRMKAASSSGQGPLPARPPAMVWDVSAVAPGGPAAGQPPAAWPRRLTAAVKGFWATRPSFSTFYFIFAIFVVSTIFHCHQRLALVPAPWAYSARVVLAPRHLPREGLFTINSKGRLGNQMGGYATLYALAKMNGRPAFIPAQMHSTLAPIFRITLPVLHSATASRIPWQNYHLNDWMEEEYRHIPGRYVRLTGYPCSWTFYHHLRHKILQEFTLHDHVREEAQKFLRGLQAKWAGQATFVGVHVRRGDYVRVMPRVWKGVLADRGYLQRALDWFRARCRLPVFVVTSDDMAWCRQSINSSLGDVVFAGNGLQGSPAKDFALLTQCNHTIITVGTFGVWAAYLAGGDTVYLANFTLPNSPFDVVFRPQAAFLPEWVGLAADLGQAGQNGL; this is encoded by the exons CATTGTCAGTCTCTTACCCGGGTTTGGAGGGCACTGCCCTGCTCAGTCTGGGGGGATGTGGTGACCCTCAGGAGGACAGCCTCCCCAGCGCCCAGGCCCTGTCCAGGCCCAGGATGAAGGCTGCCTCATCCTCAGGCCAG GGACCCCTGCCAGCCAGGCCACCCGCAATGGTGTGGGACGTGAGTGCCGTTGCCCCCGGCGGTCCAGCAGCAGGACAGCCCCCAGCAGCCTGGCCTAGGAGGCTCACCGCAG CCGTCAAGGGATTCTGGGCCACCCGCCCTTCCTTCTCCACCTTCTACTTCATCTTTGCCATTTTTGTGGTGTCCACCATCTTTCACTGCCACCAGCGCCTGGCTCTGGTGCCTGCGCCCTGGGCATACTCAGCCCGTGTGGTCCTGGCCCCCAGACACCTCCCCCGGGAGGGCCTGTTCACTATCAACTCCAAGGGCCGCCTGGGGAACCAGATGGGTGGGTACGCCACGCTGTACGCCCTGGCCAAGATGAACGGGCGGCCCGCCTTCATCCCGGCCCAGATGCACAGCACCCTGGCCCCCATCTTCAGAATCACCCTGCCGGTGCTGCACAGTGCCACGGCCAGCAGGATCCCCTGGCAGAACTACCACCTGAACGACTGGATGGAGGAGGAGTACCGCCACATCCCGGGGCGCTATGTCCGCCTCACGGGCTACCCCTGCTCCTGGACCTTCTACCACCACCTCCGCCACAAGATCCTCCAGGAGTTCACCCTGCACGACCACGTGCGGGAGGAGGCCCAGAAGTTCCTGCGGGGCCTGCAGGCCAAGTGGGCAGGGCAGGCGACCTTCGTGGGGGTCCATGTGCGTCGGGGGGACTATGTCCGTGTCATGCCGCGCGTATGGAAGGGGGTGCTGGCCGACCGGGGCTACCTGCAGCGGGCCCTGGACTGGTTCCGGGCCCGCTGCCGCCTCCCGGTCTTTGTGGTCACCAGCGATGATATGGCCTGGTGCCGGCAGAGCATCAACAGCTCTCTTGGGGACGTGGTGTTCGCTGGCAATGGCCTCCAGGGCTCACCTGCCAAAGACTTTGCGCTGCTCACACAGTGCAACCACACCATCATCACCGTGGGCACCTTCGGGGTCTGGGCCGCGTACCTCGCGGGCGGGGACACCGTCTACCTGGCCAACTTCACCCTGCCCAACTCCCCTTTCGACGTGGTCTTTAGGCCGCAAGCGGCCTTCCTGCCAGAGTGGGTGGGCCTTGCAGCTGACCTTGGACAGGCTGGACAGAACGGCCTCTAG
- the LOC100445051 gene encoding galactoside 2-alpha-L-fucosyltransferase SEC1 isoform X2: MVWDVSAVAPGGPAAGQPPAAWPRRLTAAVKGFWATRPSFSTFYFIFAIFVVSTIFHCHQRLALVPAPWAYSARVVLAPRHLPREGLFTINSKGRLGNQMGGYATLYALAKMNGRPAFIPAQMHSTLAPIFRITLPVLHSATASRIPWQNYHLNDWMEEEYRHIPGRYVRLTGYPCSWTFYHHLRHKILQEFTLHDHVREEAQKFLRGLQAKWAGQATFVGVHVRRGDYVRVMPRVWKGVLADRGYLQRALDWFRARCRLPVFVVTSDDMAWCRQSINSSLGDVVFAGNGLQGSPAKDFALLTQCNHTIITVGTFGVWAAYLAGGDTVYLANFTLPNSPFDVVFRPQAAFLPEWVGLAADLGQAGQNGL; this comes from the exons ATGGTGTGGGACGTGAGTGCCGTTGCCCCCGGCGGTCCAGCAGCAGGACAGCCCCCAGCAGCCTGGCCTAGGAGGCTCACCGCAG CCGTCAAGGGATTCTGGGCCACCCGCCCTTCCTTCTCCACCTTCTACTTCATCTTTGCCATTTTTGTGGTGTCCACCATCTTTCACTGCCACCAGCGCCTGGCTCTGGTGCCTGCGCCCTGGGCATACTCAGCCCGTGTGGTCCTGGCCCCCAGACACCTCCCCCGGGAGGGCCTGTTCACTATCAACTCCAAGGGCCGCCTGGGGAACCAGATGGGTGGGTACGCCACGCTGTACGCCCTGGCCAAGATGAACGGGCGGCCCGCCTTCATCCCGGCCCAGATGCACAGCACCCTGGCCCCCATCTTCAGAATCACCCTGCCGGTGCTGCACAGTGCCACGGCCAGCAGGATCCCCTGGCAGAACTACCACCTGAACGACTGGATGGAGGAGGAGTACCGCCACATCCCGGGGCGCTATGTCCGCCTCACGGGCTACCCCTGCTCCTGGACCTTCTACCACCACCTCCGCCACAAGATCCTCCAGGAGTTCACCCTGCACGACCACGTGCGGGAGGAGGCCCAGAAGTTCCTGCGGGGCCTGCAGGCCAAGTGGGCAGGGCAGGCGACCTTCGTGGGGGTCCATGTGCGTCGGGGGGACTATGTCCGTGTCATGCCGCGCGTATGGAAGGGGGTGCTGGCCGACCGGGGCTACCTGCAGCGGGCCCTGGACTGGTTCCGGGCCCGCTGCCGCCTCCCGGTCTTTGTGGTCACCAGCGATGATATGGCCTGGTGCCGGCAGAGCATCAACAGCTCTCTTGGGGACGTGGTGTTCGCTGGCAATGGCCTCCAGGGCTCACCTGCCAAAGACTTTGCGCTGCTCACACAGTGCAACCACACCATCATCACCGTGGGCACCTTCGGGGTCTGGGCCGCGTACCTCGCGGGCGGGGACACCGTCTACCTGGCCAACTTCACCCTGCCCAACTCCCCTTTCGACGTGGTCTTTAGGCCGCAAGCGGCCTTCCTGCCAGAGTGGGTGGGCCTTGCAGCTGACCTTGGACAGGCTGGACAGAACGGCCTCTAG
- the LOC129052009 gene encoding galactoside alpha-(1,2)-fucosyltransferase 2 isoform X1: MPAHQRMATFTSAPGLHLPANMSRFPPLTAMLVVQMPFSFPVAHFILFVFTVSTIFHIQQRLAKIQAMWELPEQIPVLASTSKALGPSQLRGIWTINAIGRLGNQMGEYATLYALAKMNGRPAFIPAQMHSTLAPIFRITLPVLHSTTASRIPWQNYHLNDWMEEKYRHIPGEYVRLTGYPCSWTFYHHLRHEILQEFTLHDHVREEAQKFLRGLQVNGSQPGTFVGVHVRRGDYVHVMPKVWKGVVADRRYLQQALDWFRARYSSPIFVVTSNGMAWCQENIDTSHSDVVFAGDGIEGSPAKDFALLTQCNHTIMTIGTFGIWAAYLAGGDTIYLANYTLPDSPFLKIFKPEAAFLPEWTGIAADLSPLLKH, translated from the coding sequence ATGCCTGCGCACCAGCGCATGGCCACGTTCACCAGCGCCCCGGGCCTCCATCTCCCAGCTAACATGTCCCGTTTTCCTCCCCTGACAGCCATGCTGGTCGTTCAGATGCCTTTCTCCTTTCCCGTGGCCCACTTCATCCTGTTTGTCTTTACGGTGTCCACTATATTTCACATTCAGCAGCGGCTAGCGAAGATTCAAGCCATGTGGGAGTTACCGGAGCAGATACCAGTGCTAGCCTCAACATCAAAGGCACTGGGACCCAGCCAGCTCAGGGGGATATGGACAATCAATGCGATAGGCCGCCTGGGGAACCAGATGGGTGAGTACGCCACGCTGTACGCCCTGGCCAAGATGAACGGGCGGCCCGCCTTCATCCCGGCCCAGATGCACAGCACCCTGGCCCCCATCTTCAGAATCACCCTGCCGGTGCTGCACAGCACCACGGCCAGCAGGATCCCCTGGCAGAACTACCACCTGAACGACTGGATGGAGGAGAAGTACCGCCACATCCCAGGGGAGTACGTCCGCCTCACGGGCTACCCCTGCTCCTGGACCTTCTACCACCACCTCCGCCACGAGATCCTCCAGGAGTTCACCCTGCACGACCACGTGCGGGAGGAGGCCCAGAAGTTCCTGCGGGGCCTGCAGGTAAATGGGAGCCAGCCGGGCACCTTTGTAGGGGTCCATGTTCGCCGAGGGGACTATGTCCATGTCATGCCAAAAGTGTGGAAGGGGGTGGTGGCCGACCGGCGATACCTACAGCAGGCCCTGGACTGGTTCCGAGCTCGCTACAGCTCCCCCATCTTCGTGGTCACCAGTAATGGCATGGCCTGGTGTCAGGAGAACATTGACACCTCCCACAGTGATGTGGTGTTTGCTGGCGATGGCATTGAGGGCTCACCTGCCAAAGATTTTGCTCTACTCACACAGTGTAACCACACCATCATGACCATCGGGACATTCGGGATCTGGGCCGCATACCTTGCGGGTGGGGACACCATCTACCTGGCCAATTACACCCTCCCCGACTCCCCTTTCCTCAAAATCTTTAAGCCAGAGGCAGCCTTCCTGCCGGAGTGGACGGGGATTGCCGCAGACCTGTCCCCCTTACTCAAGCACTAA
- the LOC129052009 gene encoding galactoside alpha-(1,2)-fucosyltransferase 2 isoform X2: MLVVQMPFSFPVAHFILFVFTVSTIFHIQQRLAKIQAMWELPEQIPVLASTSKALGPSQLRGIWTINAIGRLGNQMGEYATLYALAKMNGRPAFIPAQMHSTLAPIFRITLPVLHSTTASRIPWQNYHLNDWMEEKYRHIPGEYVRLTGYPCSWTFYHHLRHEILQEFTLHDHVREEAQKFLRGLQVNGSQPGTFVGVHVRRGDYVHVMPKVWKGVVADRRYLQQALDWFRARYSSPIFVVTSNGMAWCQENIDTSHSDVVFAGDGIEGSPAKDFALLTQCNHTIMTIGTFGIWAAYLAGGDTIYLANYTLPDSPFLKIFKPEAAFLPEWTGIAADLSPLLKH, from the coding sequence ATGCTGGTCGTTCAGATGCCTTTCTCCTTTCCCGTGGCCCACTTCATCCTGTTTGTCTTTACGGTGTCCACTATATTTCACATTCAGCAGCGGCTAGCGAAGATTCAAGCCATGTGGGAGTTACCGGAGCAGATACCAGTGCTAGCCTCAACATCAAAGGCACTGGGACCCAGCCAGCTCAGGGGGATATGGACAATCAATGCGATAGGCCGCCTGGGGAACCAGATGGGTGAGTACGCCACGCTGTACGCCCTGGCCAAGATGAACGGGCGGCCCGCCTTCATCCCGGCCCAGATGCACAGCACCCTGGCCCCCATCTTCAGAATCACCCTGCCGGTGCTGCACAGCACCACGGCCAGCAGGATCCCCTGGCAGAACTACCACCTGAACGACTGGATGGAGGAGAAGTACCGCCACATCCCAGGGGAGTACGTCCGCCTCACGGGCTACCCCTGCTCCTGGACCTTCTACCACCACCTCCGCCACGAGATCCTCCAGGAGTTCACCCTGCACGACCACGTGCGGGAGGAGGCCCAGAAGTTCCTGCGGGGCCTGCAGGTAAATGGGAGCCAGCCGGGCACCTTTGTAGGGGTCCATGTTCGCCGAGGGGACTATGTCCATGTCATGCCAAAAGTGTGGAAGGGGGTGGTGGCCGACCGGCGATACCTACAGCAGGCCCTGGACTGGTTCCGAGCTCGCTACAGCTCCCCCATCTTCGTGGTCACCAGTAATGGCATGGCCTGGTGTCAGGAGAACATTGACACCTCCCACAGTGATGTGGTGTTTGCTGGCGATGGCATTGAGGGCTCACCTGCCAAAGATTTTGCTCTACTCACACAGTGTAACCACACCATCATGACCATCGGGACATTCGGGATCTGGGCCGCATACCTTGCGGGTGGGGACACCATCTACCTGGCCAATTACACCCTCCCCGACTCCCCTTTCCTCAAAATCTTTAAGCCAGAGGCAGCCTTCCTGCCGGAGTGGACGGGGATTGCCGCAGACCTGTCCCCCTTACTCAAGCACTAA